One Verrucomicrobiia bacterium DNA window includes the following coding sequences:
- a CDS encoding DUF5009 domain-containing protein, which translates to MFLMMAEVLHLSRVARALPESGFWAFLARQQSHVPWVGCTLHDLIQPGFSFLVGTALAFSVANRQSRGQPFLPMFGHAAWRALILILLGVFLRSVGAPQTRWTFEDTLSQIGLGYLPLFLLAFRPRRDQWIALGVLLLGTWLAFALYPAAGPDHDFAAVGVTDEWLAAHGLSGFAAHWQKNANLAWAFDHGFLNLFPRPQAWEYNGGGYATLSFVPTLATMLLGLIAGGVLRHETLPSRRLGRLLTLGVAGLALGALLGMTGLCPVVKRIWTPSWVLFSGGWCFLILAAFHVLLDRRDGHAWAFPLRVIGMNSIAAYVIAQLWDDFFESTLRTHLGPGFFQALGAAYAPLLEGAVILALYWLVLFWMHRRGLFLRI; encoded by the coding sequence ATGTTCCTGATGATGGCCGAAGTCCTGCACCTGAGCCGGGTGGCCCGGGCCCTGCCCGAAAGCGGCTTCTGGGCCTTCCTCGCACGACAGCAGAGCCATGTCCCGTGGGTCGGCTGCACCCTCCACGACCTCATCCAGCCCGGGTTCAGTTTCCTGGTCGGCACCGCGCTGGCCTTCTCCGTCGCCAACCGCCAGTCCCGCGGCCAGCCATTCCTGCCCATGTTCGGGCACGCCGCCTGGCGCGCCCTGATTCTCATCCTGCTGGGCGTCTTCCTTCGCTCGGTGGGTGCCCCGCAGACGCGCTGGACCTTCGAGGACACGCTGTCCCAGATCGGGCTCGGCTATCTGCCGCTGTTCCTCCTGGCCTTCCGACCCCGCCGGGACCAGTGGATCGCCCTGGGTGTCCTGCTCTTGGGCACCTGGCTGGCCTTCGCGCTCTATCCCGCGGCGGGACCCGACCACGATTTCGCGGCGGTCGGGGTGACCGACGAATGGCTCGCCGCCCACGGCCTGAGCGGCTTCGCAGCCCACTGGCAGAAGAACGCCAACCTCGCCTGGGCCTTTGATCACGGGTTCCTCAACCTCTTTCCCCGCCCTCAAGCCTGGGAGTACAACGGCGGTGGTTACGCCACGCTCAGCTTCGTGCCCACCCTTGCCACCATGCTCCTCGGCCTCATCGCCGGCGGAGTGCTCCGCCACGAGACGCTGCCGTCACGCCGCCTGGGACGCCTGCTCACCCTGGGCGTCGCAGGACTTGCCCTGGGCGCCCTGTTGGGCATGACGGGCCTTTGCCCCGTCGTGAAGCGAATCTGGACTCCGTCCTGGGTCCTGTTCAGCGGCGGCTGGTGCTTCCTCATCCTCGCCGCCTTCCATGTCCTGCTCGACCGGCGCGACGGCCACGCCTGGGCCTTTCCCCTGCGCGTCATCGGCATGAACTCCATCGCCGCCTACGTCATTGCCCAACTGTGGGACGATTTCTTCGAATCCACCCTCCGCACCCACCTCGGACCCGGATTCTTCCAGGCCCTCGGGGCCGCCTACGCCCCGCTCCTCGAAGGCGCGGTGATTCTCGCCCTCTACTGGCTCGTTCTCTTCTGGATGCACCGCCGCGGCCTGTTCCTGCGGATCTGA
- a CDS encoding deoxyhypusine synthase: MSKSSGPTPSKKFAAYPRLNPLGIGRNITAADLIDRTMMAYNGGRLREGCRLFAEKMLADDGFVGLSLTGALTPAGLGKSCLIPLMKAGFVDWIVSTGANLYHDLHYGLDMALYAGSPFLNDVDLHRDGVIRIYDVLFDYHVLLDTDAFVREVIQGPEFQRAMGTDEFHYLLGRYVDERGRKLGLRDSSVLATAYRCGIPIFTSSPGDSSIGMNVAAMALRDSRLLPDVNRDVNQTAAIVYEAKSAGLTSSVLIFGGGSPKNFMLQTEPQIQEVMGIQEKGHDYFLQFTDARPDTGGLSGATPSEAVSWGKVDPDNLPDCVVCYGDSTLTLPLLTAYAMARVKARRPRRLYDRRDALLTRLRDRYLQTGTVSKVLTSRKRAKRASSVGAKA, translated from the coding sequence ATGAGCAAGTCGTCGGGCCCGACCCCCTCGAAGAAGTTCGCCGCCTACCCGCGCCTCAACCCGCTGGGCATCGGGCGCAATATCACCGCCGCGGACCTCATCGACCGGACCATGATGGCCTACAACGGCGGTCGCCTGCGCGAAGGCTGCCGCCTCTTTGCCGAGAAGATGCTCGCCGACGACGGTTTCGTGGGCCTCAGCCTGACGGGCGCCCTGACCCCCGCCGGCCTCGGCAAGAGCTGCCTGATCCCCCTCATGAAGGCCGGATTCGTGGACTGGATCGTCTCCACCGGGGCCAACCTCTACCACGACCTCCACTACGGCCTCGACATGGCCCTCTATGCCGGATCGCCCTTTCTCAACGACGTCGATCTCCACCGGGACGGCGTGATCCGCATCTACGACGTCCTGTTCGATTACCACGTCCTCCTCGACACCGACGCCTTCGTCCGCGAAGTCATCCAGGGACCCGAGTTCCAGCGGGCCATGGGCACCGACGAATTCCATTACCTGCTCGGCCGCTACGTGGATGAGCGCGGTCGCAAACTCGGCCTGCGCGACAGTTCCGTCCTCGCCACCGCCTACCGGTGCGGCATCCCCATCTTCACCAGCAGCCCCGGCGACTCGAGCATCGGCATGAACGTCGCCGCCATGGCCCTGCGCGATTCCCGACTCCTCCCCGACGTCAACCGCGACGTCAACCAGACCGCCGCCATCGTGTACGAGGCCAAGTCCGCCGGCCTCACCAGCAGCGTCCTCATCTTCGGCGGCGGCAGTCCCAAAAACTTCATGCTCCAGACCGAACCCCAGATCCAGGAGGTCATGGGCATCCAGGAAAAGGGCCACGACTACTTCCTCCAGTTCACCGACGCCCGACCCGACACCGGCGGCCTCAGCGGCGCCACCCCCAGCGAGGCGGTGAGCTGGGGCAAGGTGGACCCCGACAACCTCCCGGACTGCGTGGTGTGCTACGGCGACTCGACTCTCACGCTGCCGCTGCTCACCGCCTATGCCATGGCCCGGGTCAAAGCCCGGCGTCCCCGCCGCCTGTACGACCGTCGCGACGCCCTGCTCACCCGCCTGCGCGACCGGTACCTTCAGACAGGCACCGTCTCCAAGGTCCTCACCAGCCGCAAACGCGCCAAACGCGCCAGCTCCGTTGGCGCCAAGGCGTGA
- a CDS encoding phosphoribosylglycinamide formyltransferase: MRIGVLGSGKGSTFVALADAVQSGTLPATMALVLSDVADAPILDRARERGIPAHHIPPGPFRTKLDETAEAGFVRHLREADVEVVALAGFMRILKGDFLRAFPERVINVHPSLLPSFPGLAAWRQALEHGVKITGCTVHWVDEGIDSGPILAQAAVPVRDDDSPESLHARIQEAERRLYPAVLSALAQGRIRREGRRILGWQEPA; the protein is encoded by the coding sequence ATGCGCATCGGTGTCCTCGGATCCGGGAAGGGCTCGACCTTCGTCGCCCTCGCCGATGCCGTCCAGTCCGGCACCCTGCCCGCCACCATGGCGCTGGTCCTCAGCGACGTCGCCGACGCCCCCATCCTCGATCGTGCCCGCGAACGCGGCATCCCCGCCCACCACATCCCGCCCGGCCCGTTCCGCACCAAGCTCGATGAAACCGCCGAGGCCGGGTTCGTCCGGCACCTGCGCGAGGCCGATGTCGAGGTGGTCGCCCTTGCCGGGTTCATGCGCATCCTCAAGGGCGACTTCCTCCGCGCCTTCCCCGAACGCGTCATCAACGTCCACCCGTCCCTCCTGCCCTCGTTCCCCGGCCTCGCCGCCTGGCGCCAGGCCCTCGAACACGGCGTCAAGATCACCGGCTGCACCGTCCACTGGGTCGATGAAGGCATCGACAGCGGCCCCATCCTCGCCCAGGCCGCGGTGCCGGTACGGGACGACGATTCTCCGGAGAGCCTCCATGCCCGGATCCAGGAGGCCGAACGCCGGCTCTACCCGGCGGTCCTCTCCGCCCTGGCCCAGGGACGGATCCGCCGCGAAGGCCGCCGCATCCTCGGCTGGCAGGAGCCCGCCTGA
- a CDS encoding ATP phosphoribosyltransferase, with protein MSSTPTPLVRLGLPKGSLQNATLEKLGRAGWNVQVSSRSYIPYVNDPELEIRLIRAQEISRYVEHGYLDGGITGHDWIVENGSQVHEVGEFLFSKATRQPTRWVLAVPEESPIHGPRDLQGKRIATEVVNLTRAYLQRHGVTAEVEFSWGATEVKAHELVDAIVEVTETGSSLRAHRLRIVDTLLTSTPRMIVNHTAWADPWKRAKIETLCLLLRGAIDAEAKVGLKLNIAQENLPKVLQSLPALRNPTVSTLSQPGWVAVETILDEQVVREIIPQLKAAGAEGIIEYPLNKIVY; from the coding sequence ATGAGCAGCACCCCAACACCCCTCGTTCGACTCGGCCTGCCCAAGGGCAGCCTCCAGAACGCCACGCTCGAAAAGCTCGGCCGCGCGGGCTGGAACGTACAGGTCAGCAGCCGCTCCTACATCCCCTACGTGAACGATCCGGAACTCGAAATCCGCCTCATTCGCGCCCAGGAAATCAGCCGCTACGTCGAGCACGGCTACCTCGACGGCGGCATCACCGGGCACGACTGGATCGTCGAAAACGGCTCCCAGGTCCACGAGGTCGGCGAGTTTCTCTTCAGCAAGGCCACCCGGCAGCCCACCCGCTGGGTGCTCGCCGTGCCCGAGGAATCGCCCATCCACGGCCCCAGGGATCTTCAGGGCAAACGCATCGCCACCGAGGTCGTGAACCTCACCCGCGCCTACCTCCAGCGCCACGGCGTCACCGCCGAAGTCGAGTTCTCTTGGGGCGCCACCGAGGTCAAGGCCCACGAACTCGTGGATGCCATCGTCGAGGTCACCGAAACCGGCTCCTCCCTGCGCGCCCACCGCCTGCGCATCGTGGACACCCTCCTCACCTCCACGCCGCGCATGATCGTCAATCACACCGCCTGGGCCGATCCATGGAAACGGGCCAAGATCGAGACCCTCTGCCTGCTCCTCCGCGGGGCCATCGACGCCGAAGCCAAGGTCGGTCTCAAGCTCAATATCGCGCAGGAGAACCTCCCAAAGGTGTTGCAATCCCTGCCCGCCTTGCGTAATCCAACCGTCTCGACGCTCAGCCAACCGGGCTGGGTGGCGGTGGAAACCATCCTCGACGAGCAGGTTGTGCGGGAGATCATCCCCCAGCTCAAGGCCGCCGGCGCGGAGGGCATCATTGAATACCCGCTGAACAAAATCGTGTACTGA
- a CDS encoding AURKAIP1/COX24 domain-containing protein has translation MGSLKKRRKTKINKHKRRKKLRANRHKKRTWQK, from the coding sequence ATGGGATCGCTGAAGAAACGTCGCAAGACGAAGATTAACAAACACAAGCGCCGCAAGAAGTTGCGCGCCAACCGCCATAAGAAGCGCACCTGGCAGAAGTAG
- a CDS encoding tetratricopeptide repeat protein, which translates to MARLGVAWAALLTVLLAGTIGCGSTSFERGDRTLRSRSRTEFREVRLSSEDERRVEAHARFTAGILAELEGHLEEALEHFQAAVASDPLNEDLTFDVVRKLIERRRYEDARLILERFVRRSPQPGMAWGWLGIVHSLQGNPKAAIAANREAIARMPRNIGAYQNLVVVYLQAGQAADALAVLEEAGRQPDTDSGFLLVLANSLGVLDAMRHPDLGNLQPRIVALLDRAAELGPRNAAERLRLADLYHRFGESAKSLPLYQALLESDPDLPGLRERLTGIYLESDNPDKAIEQLEILSRIEPTNPLPHYFLGVLALERQRFEEAVDAFNRVLLLRPDQPDIYFDLAIAHLRHRRPAEALAILDRARLRFRPSFRLEYFSGTACIELERYDQAIRHLTAAEVIAGATAPEHLTPAFFFQSGVAFERAKRYEDAAAQFERAIELDPNFAEALNYLGYMWAEQGLHLERAHELIERAVRLDPDNDAYLDSLAWVLHQLGRSEEALPHQLRAVSLSEEPDPTLYDHLGDIYHRLGRLEDARAAWQRALDLKPDPEIERKLEDSGP; encoded by the coding sequence ATGGCTCGCCTTGGGGTCGCTTGGGCCGCGCTGCTGACCGTTCTGCTCGCTGGAACGATCGGCTGCGGATCGACTTCCTTCGAGCGCGGTGATCGTACGCTCCGTTCCCGGTCCAGGACGGAGTTCCGCGAGGTCCGCCTCTCCTCCGAGGACGAACGCCGCGTCGAGGCTCATGCCCGCTTCACCGCAGGCATCCTGGCCGAACTTGAAGGACACCTCGAGGAGGCCCTCGAACATTTCCAGGCCGCCGTCGCCAGTGATCCCCTCAACGAAGACCTCACCTTCGATGTCGTCCGCAAACTCATCGAACGGCGCCGGTACGAAGACGCCCGCCTGATCCTCGAACGGTTCGTCCGTCGCTCCCCCCAGCCCGGCATGGCCTGGGGCTGGCTCGGCATCGTCCATTCCCTCCAAGGCAATCCCAAGGCGGCCATCGCCGCCAATCGCGAGGCCATCGCCCGCATGCCCCGCAACATCGGGGCCTACCAGAACCTCGTCGTCGTTTACCTCCAGGCCGGCCAGGCCGCCGATGCCCTCGCCGTCCTCGAAGAGGCCGGCCGACAGCCCGATACCGACAGCGGCTTCCTCCTGGTCCTCGCCAATTCCCTCGGTGTCCTCGACGCCATGCGCCACCCCGATCTCGGCAATCTCCAGCCCCGGATCGTTGCCCTGCTCGACCGCGCCGCCGAATTGGGCCCCCGCAATGCCGCCGAACGCCTCCGCCTCGCCGACCTTTACCATCGCTTCGGCGAGTCCGCGAAATCCCTCCCCCTTTACCAGGCCCTGCTCGAATCCGATCCTGACCTCCCCGGCCTGCGCGAACGCCTGACCGGCATCTACCTCGAGTCCGACAACCCGGACAAGGCCATCGAACAGCTCGAAATCCTCTCCCGCATCGAGCCCACCAACCCGCTTCCCCATTACTTCCTCGGCGTCCTTGCCCTCGAACGCCAGCGCTTCGAGGAAGCCGTCGATGCCTTCAACCGGGTCCTCCTCCTCCGCCCCGACCAGCCTGATATCTACTTCGACCTCGCCATCGCCCACCTGAGGCACCGTCGCCCCGCCGAGGCCCTGGCCATCCTCGATCGCGCCCGTCTGCGGTTCCGACCCAGCTTCCGCCTCGAATACTTCTCCGGCACCGCCTGTATCGAGCTCGAACGCTACGACCAGGCCATCCGTCACCTCACCGCCGCCGAGGTCATTGCCGGCGCCACCGCCCCGGAACACCTGACGCCCGCCTTCTTCTTCCAGTCCGGCGTCGCCTTCGAGCGCGCCAAACGGTACGAGGACGCCGCCGCCCAGTTCGAAAGAGCCATCGAACTCGATCCCAACTTCGCCGAAGCCCTCAACTACCTTGGCTACATGTGGGCCGAGCAGGGCCTCCACCTCGAACGTGCCCACGAACTCATCGAACGCGCCGTCCGTCTCGACCCCGACAACGACGCGTACCTCGACAGCCTCGCCTGGGTCCTCCATCAGTTGGGCCGGTCCGAGGAAGCCCTCCCCCACCAACTCCGCGCCGTCTCCCTCAGCGAGGAACCCGATCCCACCCTCTACGATCATCTCGGCGACATCTACCATCGCCTGGGTCGCCTCGAAGACGCCCGTGCCGCCTGGCAGCGCGCCCTCGACCTCAAACCCGACCCCGAGATCGAACGGAAACTGGAAGACTCCGGGCCGTAG
- the dprA gene encoding DNA-processing protein DprA, whose amino-acid sequence MEVREALVALNMVEHVGPVRLRHLLDHFGDACAVLGASRDALMRVSGVGSDTAEAIAGWERSVNLAAELRRVEEFGCRVIVQDDAEYPALLREIYDPPIVLYVRGHLEPRDRNAVALIGSRQTTHYGLEVARRLGYQLGYLGVTVVSGGARGIDTAAHQGALHAKGRTVCVLGTGINLVFPPENAELFERIAAQGAVLTQFPFNRPADRQSFPIRNRIVAGMTLGSVVVEANLSSGALITANFALDYGRQVFAVPGRIDSPRSKGCHDLLKKGAKLCEGAEDILSEFEYLFPPSNGRPSPAETGMLPALTLSPQEEQVLAALASGELPIDDVIHRSRLPAATVSVALLNLEMKRLVTQLPGKRFVQNRVAGG is encoded by the coding sequence ATGGAGGTTCGGGAGGCGCTGGTGGCATTGAACATGGTGGAGCATGTCGGGCCGGTGCGGCTGCGGCATTTGCTCGACCATTTTGGGGACGCATGCGCGGTGCTGGGGGCTTCGCGCGACGCCCTGATGCGGGTATCGGGGGTTGGGTCGGACACGGCCGAGGCGATAGCCGGCTGGGAACGGTCGGTGAATCTTGCGGCGGAACTGCGCCGGGTGGAGGAGTTTGGCTGCCGGGTGATCGTTCAGGATGATGCGGAATACCCGGCGCTGCTGCGGGAGATCTACGATCCGCCGATCGTGCTGTATGTCCGCGGACACCTCGAGCCCCGCGACCGCAATGCGGTGGCCCTGATCGGGTCGCGCCAGACGACCCACTACGGACTCGAGGTGGCGCGGCGCCTCGGGTACCAGCTTGGGTATCTCGGGGTGACGGTGGTGAGCGGCGGGGCGCGGGGGATCGACACGGCGGCCCATCAGGGGGCGCTGCATGCGAAGGGGCGGACGGTGTGCGTGCTGGGGACGGGGATCAACCTGGTGTTTCCGCCGGAGAATGCGGAGTTGTTCGAGCGCATTGCCGCGCAGGGGGCGGTGCTGACCCAGTTTCCCTTCAATCGCCCGGCGGACCGGCAGTCGTTCCCGATCCGGAACCGGATTGTGGCGGGGATGACGCTGGGGAGCGTGGTGGTGGAGGCGAATCTGTCGAGCGGGGCGCTGATCACCGCGAATTTCGCGCTGGATTACGGGCGGCAGGTGTTTGCGGTGCCGGGCCGGATCGATTCACCCCGGAGCAAGGGGTGCCACGATCTCCTGAAGAAGGGGGCCAAGCTGTGCGAGGGGGCGGAGGACATCCTCAGCGAGTTCGAGTACCTCTTCCCGCCCTCCAACGGAAGGCCGTCACCCGCCGAGACCGGGATGCTGCCGGCGCTGACGTTGTCGCCACAGGAGGAACAGGTGCTGGCAGCGCTGGCGTCGGGGGAGTTGCCCATCGACGACGTCATTCATCGAAGCCGGCTGCCGGCGGCCACGGTGTCGGTGGCGCTGCTGAACCTGGAAATGAAGCGACTGGTGACCCAACTGCCCGGAAAACGGTTCGTACAGAACCGGGTGGCCGGGGGGTGA
- a CDS encoding sterol desaturase family protein → MIEVLFWAAVGSVLAVVFASFFEWTLHRFVMHRPVGPFTYPFRTHALIHHRIFRADHSYHLIDEKDKETIPMAWWNGPVLVLLCALPFAGAAWYLGQWGLLIGGAVTMAAYYGVYEYLHWCMHLPRKRALERSGLFFRLNGHHILHHRYMHKNFNVVLPLADLCLGTLLIRSRVHFAQPTGPSVPDLQPLATHQSPVRRFLRFLRLCITGVKSS, encoded by the coding sequence ATGATTGAAGTTTTGTTCTGGGCAGCCGTTGGCTCGGTCCTGGCCGTGGTCTTCGCCTCCTTCTTCGAATGGACCCTCCACCGCTTCGTCATGCACCGGCCGGTCGGCCCGTTCACGTATCCATTCCGGACCCACGCGCTGATCCATCACCGCATCTTCCGTGCCGACCACAGCTATCACCTGATCGACGAAAAGGACAAGGAAACCATCCCGATGGCGTGGTGGAACGGCCCCGTGCTCGTGCTCCTCTGCGCCCTGCCCTTCGCCGGGGCGGCATGGTACCTCGGTCAATGGGGCCTGCTGATCGGTGGTGCTGTGACCATGGCCGCCTACTACGGCGTCTATGAGTACCTTCACTGGTGCATGCACCTCCCCCGGAAACGCGCCCTCGAACGGTCCGGCCTGTTCTTCCGGCTCAATGGCCATCACATCCTCCACCACCGGTACATGCACAAGAACTTCAATGTCGTGCTGCCACTCGCCGACCTGTGCCTGGGAACGCTCCTGATCCGCTCCAGGGTTCACTTCGCCCAGCCCACCGGGCCGTCCGTTCCCGACCTCCAGCCCCTCGCGACCCACCAGTCCCCGGTCCGCCGCTTTCTCCGCTTCCTGCGCCTCTGCATCACAGGCGTCAAAAGCTCCTGA
- a CDS encoding DNA replication/repair protein RecF: MHLRHLRLRDFRNYGRLDVDFDPGFHLLIGDNAQGKTNILEAIYLLATLRSFRGVGGAQMVRHGARGYFVGARFLSELEHEVRMYWSASERSLTLDDQPVRRLGDYYGQLRAVVFCSEDLHLVKGPSRGRRRFLDFLLAQSEPGYLATLQRYVRALQSRNAVLKRPDPDPALLEPFTREVVAAGTVLIQRRRALVPDLATRVRDAYRQISGDAEEVQMRYAPTVKEDFAVELAQSAARERVLRATAVGPHRDDLQLLLSDRSAAQFGSEGQKRSLAISLKMAQAEFLTARIGPPPILLIDDVMGELDARRRAGLMPLLERAERDQGQVFMTCTQENWPSEIGRRLRKWTVPRLIRLDRAEEQAGQAT, from the coding sequence GTGCACCTCCGTCACCTCCGCCTGCGCGATTTCCGCAACTACGGGCGGCTGGACGTGGACTTCGATCCGGGCTTCCACCTGCTGATTGGCGACAACGCCCAGGGGAAGACCAACATCCTCGAAGCCATCTACCTGCTCGCCACCCTCCGGTCGTTCCGGGGCGTCGGCGGCGCCCAAATGGTGCGCCACGGTGCCCGCGGCTACTTCGTTGGGGCCAGGTTCCTGTCGGAACTTGAACACGAGGTGCGCATGTACTGGTCCGCCTCGGAACGATCCCTCACCCTCGACGATCAGCCGGTGCGACGACTCGGCGACTATTACGGACAACTGCGCGCCGTGGTGTTCTGCAGTGAGGATCTCCACCTCGTGAAGGGGCCCTCCCGCGGCCGGCGACGCTTCCTCGACTTCCTCCTCGCCCAGTCGGAGCCCGGGTACCTGGCCACCCTCCAACGCTATGTCCGGGCGCTCCAGTCAAGGAACGCCGTCCTCAAACGGCCCGACCCCGATCCAGCCCTGCTCGAACCGTTCACCCGCGAAGTCGTGGCTGCGGGAACGGTTCTAATCCAACGACGCCGCGCCCTGGTCCCCGACCTCGCGACTCGCGTCCGCGACGCCTATCGCCAGATCAGTGGGGACGCCGAGGAGGTCCAGATGCGCTATGCCCCGACGGTGAAGGAGGATTTCGCGGTTGAACTGGCCCAGTCCGCCGCCCGCGAGCGGGTGCTTCGCGCCACCGCCGTCGGTCCCCATCGTGACGATCTCCAACTCCTTCTGTCAGACCGATCGGCGGCCCAGTTCGGCAGCGAAGGCCAGAAACGATCCCTGGCCATCTCCCTGAAAATGGCCCAGGCAGAGTTCCTCACCGCCCGCATCGGTCCGCCACCCATCCTCCTCATCGATGATGTCATGGGGGAACTGGATGCCCGGCGCCGGGCCGGACTGATGCCGCTGCTCGAGCGCGCCGAGCGCGATCAGGGGCAGGTGTTCATGACCTGCACCCAGGAGAATTGGCCCAGCGAGATCGGTCGGCGCCTCCGAAAATGGACCGTACCACGGCTGATTCGCCTGGATCGAGCGGAAGAGCAGGCGGGGCAGGCGACATGA
- a CDS encoding GIY-YIG nuclease family protein produces the protein MPTFHYVYTLESQSAPGRIYTGQTRDLRRRLAEHNAGKVTHTARYRPWTVRSATAFCDRTRALAFERYLKSGSGRAFLHRHL, from the coding sequence ATGCCTACGTTTCACTACGTGTACACCCTCGAATCCCAGTCCGCTCCCGGCCGGATCTACACCGGCCAAACCCGCGACCTCCGACGCCGCCTCGCCGAGCACAACGCCGGCAAAGTCACCCACACCGCCAGGTACCGCCCCTGGACTGTACGATCCGCCACCGCCTTCTGTGACCGGACCCGTGCGCTCGCCTTCGAACGCTACCTGAAATCCGGATCCGGCCGCGCGTTCCTCCATCGGCACCTGTGA